From the Rhizobium sp. ARZ01 genome, the window GTGACTGCACTGCCGCCGGGAGAAGCAGGCACGACCTCAAACCCGAAATAGGTGCGGGCAGACGCCATCAGAAGGGCGCATTCCCAGTCAGCGAAGCCCTCGGTGAGGCCGATCGCGATCCGCTTTGTCATCATCCTCTCCTTCTTTCGTCAAACGAACACATCAGGCGGCGCATTAGATCAGCGCGGTGGGCGCGACCTGAGGCGAATGATCCGGTCTATGCCGGCGCATGTCTTTGTCCCGAAACCGGTTCCCACTTTCGGGCGACATGCTAGGCCAGCGCTTGAATGTAGCGCATGCCGGTGACCGGACCAGCCTTGAAGTTCATCTCCTCGTAGAACCGGTGCGCCTGGAAATTACCGGTGGCGGCGCTGACGGAGATGTAGCTGCATCCGGCCGCCCGGGCCTGTTCGCGCGCACGGGCGACCAGATGGTGGCCAATACCGGTGCCGCGATGGTCCTTGCGGACGAAGATCTGATGAAGTTCCATGCCCCTGCGGCCTTCGGCTGCCAGGTACATCGGCACCAGAATGGCATAACCGATGAGCCTGCCGCATGCTTCGGCGACCAATGCCGTGACCCACGGCGACGGGCCGAACAGGTCGCGGTCGAGATCGGTTGCCGTAAGCTTTGCGCAATCGCCATGGCACTCCGCATGCAGGGCCATCATGTCGAGGATCTGTTGCAGGTCGCCCGGCCGGGCGGCACGGATGTTCAGCACCGGCGGGCGTTCGAGCGGTGCGGCTTCAAGTTTGATGACGGTATTCATTTCGAGGCTCCTTCGGGTCTTTTGCCACCAGGTGCCTGAAAACAACAAAGCCGCCTGATGGCGGCTTGTTGAACATGATCAAACAGCCGCTCCTTATCGGAACAGCCAAAAATACGTCGCGGCGATGGGTGCGTGCGTGATCATGCGGCGGATATTCTCCGATTCTACGCCGAAGTCAACGCAAAAAGCAGCGTGCCCTGCAGAATCAATCCTACCCTCGTGCGCCAAAAAACAGGCATTGCCCGGTGATTCAACTCGGTCTCGAACGGCCAGGAATGGTAGGATGGTCAGGAATGGTAGGACGGCCTGCGTGATCTCGCGGCAGCAACGTGACGTCAATCGGTTGCCCGACCCCGTTCTAAAGATAACGGCAGTCGCGTCCTCGGGTCTTTTGGCAGACCGGAGACAACTAGTCCATCCAACTCATCATAAATGGCACCGGCCGTTTCGCGCCAATTACGGTCATTGGCCTCAGTCAGTGAGCCAGGTCGTTGCTGTTGTTATGAAGGACGTGGAGTGGGGATTGGTACATCCGCTGCGTTGTCATTGGCCCAGGTGCTGATCGTATGGACCTGCCCAGGTATCTGGTCGCGCAAATAGGATTCGTGGCCCGGCAGGCCCATTGGATAAAGCCTGTTTCGGGCAGCCTCGTAGTCCGCACTCTGATCGGTGCAGAGTTGAATGCGCATATCCGGCGGCGCGACATCGGTACGGTTTTTCAGATTGTCGACAAGCCCTGCACCGGATGACAGGCGGCCATCAAAGGCTTGCGTCAGATATTGCGCTGATCGTTCGTTACGTTCCCGTTCTGTAGTCGCGCCCATGATAACCACCATCACGCGCTTTCCATTGCGCGTGGCCAGTCCGATGAAGTTTCGTCCGGAGGCGCATAGGAAACCGGTCTTCATGCCGATCGTGCCGTTGAAACGGGTTAGCAGCAGATTGTTGGACTTGATTTCTTTGCCGTCGATCGTGACTGCG encodes:
- a CDS encoding GNAT family N-acetyltransferase, coding for MNTVIKLEAAPLERPPVLNIRAARPGDLQQILDMMALHAECHGDCAKLTATDLDRDLFGPSPWVTALVAEACGRLIGYAILVPMYLAAEGRRGMELHQIFVRKDHRGTGIGHHLVARAREQARAAGCSYISVSAATGNFQAHRFYEEMNFKAGPVTGMRYIQALA